One Brevibacterium spongiae DNA segment encodes these proteins:
- a CDS encoding adenylosuccinate synthase, whose protein sequence is MPAIVVVGAQWGDEGKGKTTDILGTSVDYVVKPNGGNNAGHTVVVGGEKYELKLLPAGILSPNVTPVIGNGVVVNLEALFEEIDALESRGADTSKLRISANAHLVAPYHQTLDKVTERFLGKRAIGTTGRGIGPAYMDKIGRLGIRVQDVFDESILRQKIEGSLRQKNELLVKVYNRRAVSVEEIVEYFEPFIERLRPYVAETELMLNEALDRGEVVVMEGGQATMLDVDHGTYPFVTSSNPTAGGSCVGTGIGPTRINRVVGIVKAYTTRVGAGPFPTELFDEMGEYLQKAGGEFGVNTGRPRRCGWYDAVIARYAARTNGFTDYVLTKLDVLTGIDRIPVCVAYDVDGVRKDEMPVSQTEFHHAKPIFEYFDGWSEDITKARTFDDLPENAQKYVLALEELSGCRMSVIGVGPDREQSIVRHDLLD, encoded by the coding sequence ATGCCAGCAATCGTTGTCGTCGGCGCTCAGTGGGGCGACGAAGGTAAAGGTAAGACCACCGACATCCTCGGCACCAGCGTCGACTACGTGGTCAAGCCCAATGGTGGGAACAACGCCGGCCACACGGTTGTCGTCGGAGGAGAGAAGTACGAACTCAAGCTTCTGCCCGCCGGTATCCTCTCACCCAACGTCACCCCGGTCATCGGCAACGGCGTCGTCGTCAACCTCGAGGCGCTCTTCGAGGAGATCGATGCACTCGAGTCCCGCGGAGCCGACACCTCGAAGCTGCGGATCTCGGCGAACGCCCACCTCGTGGCGCCCTACCACCAGACGCTGGACAAGGTGACGGAGCGGTTCCTCGGCAAGCGCGCCATCGGCACCACCGGCCGCGGCATCGGCCCGGCGTACATGGACAAGATCGGGCGCCTGGGCATCCGCGTCCAGGATGTCTTCGACGAATCCATCCTGCGGCAGAAGATCGAAGGGTCCCTGCGGCAGAAGAACGAACTGCTCGTCAAGGTCTACAACCGTCGCGCTGTGTCTGTCGAGGAGATCGTCGAATACTTCGAACCCTTCATCGAACGGCTGCGCCCCTACGTCGCCGAGACCGAGCTCATGCTCAACGAGGCGCTCGACCGCGGTGAGGTCGTCGTCATGGAGGGCGGCCAGGCGACGATGCTCGACGTCGACCACGGCACCTACCCGTTCGTCACCTCGTCGAACCCGACCGCCGGCGGATCCTGCGTCGGAACGGGCATCGGACCGACCCGGATCAACCGCGTCGTCGGCATCGTCAAGGCCTACACCACACGCGTGGGAGCCGGCCCGTTCCCCACCGAGCTCTTCGACGAGATGGGCGAATACCTGCAGAAGGCCGGCGGAGAATTCGGAGTCAATACCGGACGCCCGCGCCGCTGCGGCTGGTACGACGCGGTCATCGCCCGCTACGCCGCACGCACCAACGGCTTCACCGACTATGTGCTGACGAAGCTCGATGTGCTCACCGGAATCGACCGGATCCCCGTCTGCGTCGCCTACGACGTCGACGGAGTGCGTAAGGACGAGATGCCGGTGTCCCAGACCGAGTTCCACCACGCGAAGCCGATCTTCGAGTACTTCGACGGCTGGAGCGAGGACATCACGAAGGCCCGAACCTTCGACGACCTTCCCGAGAATGCGCAGAAGTACGTGCTCGCCCTCGAGGAGCTTTCGGGTTGCCGGATGTCGGTCATCGGTGTCGGCCCTGATCGCGAACAGTCGATCGTGCGCCACGACCTGCTGGACTGA
- a CDS encoding urea carboxylase-associated family protein, with the protein MPQASRLTEAAYQGAALDVDEDFYSRIGKETGDRDTVDTFTIPIRSGQAWEIPAGHVCRISTVDGPQVGDLNLWNRRDPRERFWAARTRQLQAAHVSTFDRLWSTLPFLRPMATIVGDTLADYGTDSEGGRLHDTLGTRCDPYVSQMLSGVDFDYHCHSNLVRAIVPFGLTEFDVHDVLNVFQCTGLNDNDEYFMKTCPAKPGDYFEFFAEQDLLAALSTCPGGDLSAPMFGEDGDDAVENCHPLQVTVYRLPEHLLGEWTEPASPNYRGGHGLRPQPWA; encoded by the coding sequence ATGCCACAGGCCTCACGCCTGACCGAAGCGGCCTATCAAGGTGCCGCACTCGACGTCGACGAAGACTTCTACTCACGCATCGGCAAGGAAACCGGCGACCGAGACACCGTCGACACGTTCACCATTCCGATCCGGTCCGGTCAGGCGTGGGAGATCCCAGCCGGACACGTCTGTCGGATCTCCACGGTCGACGGCCCACAAGTCGGTGACCTCAACCTGTGGAACCGCCGCGACCCCAGGGAACGGTTCTGGGCGGCCCGGACCCGGCAGCTGCAGGCCGCCCACGTCTCGACCTTCGACCGGCTGTGGTCGACACTGCCGTTTCTGCGCCCGATGGCCACGATCGTCGGCGACACCCTGGCCGACTACGGCACCGACTCTGAGGGCGGCCGCCTGCATGACACCTTGGGCACCCGCTGCGATCCCTACGTGTCACAGATGCTCAGCGGCGTGGACTTCGACTATCACTGCCATTCGAACCTCGTCCGCGCGATCGTGCCGTTCGGGCTCACCGAGTTCGACGTCCACGATGTGCTCAACGTTTTCCAATGCACGGGGCTCAATGACAACGACGAATATTTCATGAAGACCTGCCCGGCGAAACCCGGGGACTACTTTGAGTTCTTCGCCGAGCAGGACCTGCTCGCGGCACTGTCCACCTGCCCCGGAGGGGACCTGTCCGCGCCCATGTTCGGCGAGGACGGCGACGACGCGGTCGAGAACTGCCATCCTCTGCAGGTCACGGTCTATCGGCTGCCCGAGCACCTCCTCGGCGAGTGGACCGAACCGGCATCACCGAACTATCGCGGCGGACACGGACTCCGCCCCCAACCGTGGGCCTGA
- a CDS encoding arylamine N-acetyltransferase family protein produces the protein MSSSSLVARYAHRLGLDSSEEVLRRRAEGTPAEVIDLIDELLSAHVRSICFENLDVIAVRAAGEPRGIPIELDSLTAKLLDAGRGGYCHEHAILIRAVLTELGLSAYPILARVHLGEGRTSPGGLTHQATVVDLDGRRYLVDPGFGGGTPEAALAFDAEAGPRMTEHGEHRLVPADTVLEPTMRAEADWALQSRTSADQEFRTVYAFADIAREQADLEVSNWFTATKPSTRFTGAPVVARALDNGGKVSLEGRHLRSRRPGSEPELSERTLTDSAEFAAVLGEDFGFDLDRSFTDPIWDIARRS, from the coding sequence TTGTCATCGTCATCGCTCGTCGCCAGGTATGCCCATCGGCTCGGACTCGACAGCTCGGAAGAGGTGCTGCGGCGTCGGGCGGAAGGGACGCCTGCCGAGGTCATCGACCTCATCGACGAGCTGCTGAGCGCCCACGTGCGGTCGATCTGCTTCGAGAACCTCGACGTCATCGCCGTACGTGCGGCAGGTGAGCCTCGCGGCATCCCCATCGAGCTCGACTCCCTGACCGCGAAGCTCCTCGATGCCGGTCGCGGCGGCTACTGCCACGAACACGCGATACTCATCCGTGCCGTGCTCACCGAGCTCGGTTTGAGTGCCTATCCGATCCTCGCCCGCGTCCACCTCGGCGAGGGGAGAACCTCACCGGGAGGGCTGACGCATCAGGCGACGGTCGTCGATCTGGACGGTCGGCGGTACCTCGTCGATCCCGGATTCGGCGGCGGGACTCCGGAGGCTGCACTCGCATTCGACGCGGAGGCTGGGCCACGGATGACCGAGCACGGAGAGCACCGACTGGTCCCGGCCGATACCGTGCTGGAACCGACGATGCGGGCCGAAGCCGACTGGGCACTGCAATCCCGGACCAGCGCTGACCAAGAGTTCCGCACCGTCTATGCCTTCGCAGACATCGCACGTGAGCAGGCCGACCTCGAAGTGTCGAACTGGTTCACGGCGACGAAGCCCAGCACACGTTTCACCGGGGCGCCGGTGGTGGCGAGGGCTCTCGACAACGGTGGGAAGGTCTCGCTCGAGGGCCGTCATCTGCGCAGTCGTCGACCGGGCAGCGAGCCCGAACTCTCCGAGCGGACCCTGACTGATTCCGCCGAGTTCGCCGCAGTGCTCGGTGAGGACTTCGGGTTCGACCTCGACCGTTCCTTCACCGACCCGATCTGGGACATCGCCCGGCGGTCCTGA
- a CDS encoding helix-turn-helix domain-containing protein, translating into MSASRSDELTRKPHPRLRPFVGDYAGYDISGVPAGTHLGLPSGTLTFIVSIDEPLCQVDAQTGTSEHFDVLLAGLHLRPTHIAHPGTMAGIQINFNPLAPRAFFGIPAGEFAHHSVDLAHISGPLAAELHERVNAETEWSARFAAVDEVLMRTIDDAIRPRAEVVAAWRRIADSHGGLPVSLLADGIGWSRRHLTTQFRSEYGIGSKDAARVVRFDRARRLVSTGQTSLAEIAVICGYADQSHLNRDFQDFVGLSPRQWLADDDLARRAAVGSDSVGAASSSE; encoded by the coding sequence ATGTCCGCGTCGCGCAGTGACGAGCTGACCCGCAAGCCTCACCCGAGGCTGCGACCGTTCGTGGGCGATTACGCCGGCTACGACATCTCCGGCGTCCCCGCGGGGACGCATCTCGGGCTGCCGTCGGGAACGCTGACCTTCATCGTCTCGATCGACGAACCGCTGTGCCAGGTCGATGCACAGACCGGCACGAGCGAGCACTTCGACGTCCTGCTGGCCGGTCTCCACCTGCGCCCCACTCACATCGCTCATCCCGGGACGATGGCCGGAATCCAGATCAATTTCAATCCGCTGGCGCCGCGTGCCTTCTTCGGCATACCCGCCGGTGAATTCGCCCATCACAGCGTGGACCTTGCCCACATCTCCGGGCCGTTGGCCGCCGAGCTCCACGAACGGGTGAATGCCGAGACCGAATGGTCCGCACGGTTCGCCGCCGTCGACGAGGTGCTCATGCGCACGATCGATGACGCCATCCGTCCCCGCGCCGAGGTGGTCGCCGCCTGGCGTCGCATCGCCGACAGCCATGGCGGGCTGCCCGTGTCGCTGCTGGCCGATGGCATCGGCTGGAGCCGACGCCACCTCACCACCCAGTTCCGCTCGGAATATGGGATCGGTTCGAAGGACGCGGCGCGCGTCGTCCGCTTCGATCGGGCCAGGCGACTGGTGTCGACGGGGCAGACGTCGTTGGCCGAGATCGCTGTGATCTGCGGCTATGCCGATCAATCGCACCTCAACCGGGACTTCCAGGATTTCGTCGGACTCAGCCCGCGCCAGTGGTTGGCCGATGATGACCTGGCGCGACGGGCCGCGGTGGGGTCGGATTCTGTGGGAGCCGCCTCGTCGAGCGAATGA
- a CDS encoding VOC family protein, with product MSDTNANVWPTFRYRDAKAAITFLQEALGFDVVAEYTNADDPDRVDHAELAWPEGGGVMLGSVRDDGGAMTKTGVASGSVYLAAGNVRELHARALAAGATEVMGLTEQDYGSLDFSIQDPEGVLWSIGSYRGAQGD from the coding sequence ATGTCCGACACGAATGCCAATGTCTGGCCCACCTTCCGCTACCGCGATGCCAAAGCGGCGATCACCTTCCTGCAGGAAGCACTCGGCTTCGACGTCGTCGCCGAGTACACGAACGCCGACGATCCCGACCGCGTCGACCACGCTGAACTGGCGTGGCCCGAAGGCGGGGGAGTGATGCTCGGATCCGTCCGCGATGACGGCGGGGCCATGACGAAGACCGGAGTCGCCTCGGGGTCGGTGTATCTGGCCGCCGGGAACGTCCGCGAACTCCATGCGCGTGCGCTCGCCGCAGGTGCCACCGAAGTCATGGGCCTGACCGAACAGGACTACGGATCCCTCGACTTCAGCATCCAGGATCCGGAGGGCGTGCTGTGGTCGATCGGCAGCTACCGCGGGGCGCAGGGCGACTGA
- a CDS encoding TetR/AcrR family transcriptional regulator, translated as MSGTERGDTRDRILAAAADIIAEEGVTAKLSVRAVAARVGVSTGSLRHHFPTQQLLRDEVMRRVYDWFLPRTDIHDSAVPPRDRLVGCLRQVLAMAGIGAESRAAMTTVTESFISAEQTDDVREAYLAMQRDGQRRVEAWLQVLADEGALTDSTRIPQSARFLCTVLSGLSLERALPSEDSLVQLETETLYMAADAVLRS; from the coding sequence ATGAGTGGGACTGAACGTGGGGACACTCGAGATCGCATCCTCGCCGCAGCGGCGGACATCATCGCCGAGGAGGGAGTGACGGCCAAACTGAGCGTGCGGGCAGTCGCAGCCCGCGTGGGTGTGAGCACAGGCTCCCTGCGGCATCATTTCCCCACCCAGCAGCTGCTGCGAGATGAGGTCATGCGGCGCGTCTACGACTGGTTCCTGCCGCGCACTGACATCCACGATTCCGCGGTTCCGCCGCGTGATCGCCTGGTCGGATGCCTTCGCCAGGTTCTGGCCATGGCTGGGATCGGCGCCGAATCTCGCGCGGCGATGACGACGGTCACGGAGAGCTTCATCTCCGCTGAGCAGACCGACGATGTGCGCGAGGCGTATCTGGCCATGCAGCGCGACGGGCAGCGCCGCGTCGAAGCATGGCTTCAGGTGCTTGCCGATGAGGGAGCGCTCACCGACAGCACCCGCATCCCCCAGTCGGCGCGCTTTCTCTGCACCGTCCTCTCCGGACTCTCGCTCGAACGAGCTCTGCCGTCCGAAGACTCGCTCGTACAGTTGGAGACCGAGACGCTCTACATGGCCGCAGACGCCGTCCTCAGGTCATAG
- a CDS encoding GAF domain-containing protein has translation MLQPDLAHLARDLTRIHDAVIAGASPPVQPRALVRRSWDRMLRLGLDPAGANRRIVDDTAEVESRRQRSKLRLVVDEMRSVLLRAPDAAPFILVVTDADGVILWRDGAVSARRQADDLGFVEGAHWAESTVGTNAIGTALTEEAPVQLFSAEHFESTQHPWYCSAVPVHDPDDGTLLGVVDISGPAMTLHPAVQSLVTTAVRLAEARLMIAQQEQLNTLRDRMSAMLAGTPGPALVVDDAGWVAYQQGVRSRDRIEVPAADRSILIPGAGLCRPEKITGGWLLRPAGDRRASVTLRTSADPPVLEIHSGDEPFVVPLTPRRAQILAAVTSAGPSGITTGDLSRRLHGDCDHVVTVRAEVSRLRRSIGAMLATRPYRWADGVSARVE, from the coding sequence ATGCTTCAGCCGGATCTGGCGCATCTCGCCAGGGATCTGACACGCATTCACGATGCTGTGATCGCCGGGGCCTCGCCCCCGGTGCAACCGCGCGCGCTCGTCAGGCGCTCGTGGGATCGGATGCTGCGCTTGGGGCTCGACCCTGCGGGGGCGAACCGTCGAATCGTCGATGACACTGCGGAGGTCGAATCCCGCCGGCAGAGATCGAAGCTGCGGCTGGTCGTCGACGAGATGCGATCGGTGCTGCTGAGGGCCCCGGATGCCGCGCCGTTCATCCTCGTCGTCACCGATGCCGATGGGGTCATCCTGTGGCGCGACGGAGCGGTCTCAGCCAGGCGGCAGGCCGATGATCTCGGATTCGTCGAGGGTGCCCATTGGGCCGAATCGACGGTCGGGACGAATGCCATCGGCACTGCACTCACCGAGGAGGCTCCGGTCCAGCTCTTCTCCGCAGAGCATTTCGAGTCCACGCAACATCCTTGGTACTGCAGTGCCGTACCAGTTCATGATCCTGACGACGGGACGCTCCTCGGCGTCGTCGACATCAGCGGACCGGCGATGACTCTGCACCCGGCGGTGCAGTCCCTGGTGACCACTGCGGTCCGCCTGGCCGAGGCGCGGCTGATGATCGCTCAGCAGGAGCAGCTGAATACCCTGCGTGATCGGATGTCGGCGATGCTGGCGGGGACGCCGGGTCCCGCGCTTGTCGTCGATGATGCCGGGTGGGTGGCCTATCAGCAGGGAGTGCGCAGCCGCGACCGCATCGAAGTGCCGGCCGCTGACCGTTCGATCCTCATCCCCGGTGCAGGACTGTGCCGACCGGAGAAGATCACCGGCGGCTGGCTTCTGCGGCCCGCAGGTGACCGCCGCGCTTCCGTCACCCTGAGAACCTCAGCGGATCCGCCCGTGCTCGAGATCCACTCGGGTGATGAGCCGTTTGTCGTTCCGCTCACGCCACGGCGGGCGCAGATTTTGGCAGCGGTCACCTCGGCGGGTCCATCCGGGATCACCACCGGCGATCTCAGCCGGCGACTGCACGGGGACTGCGACCATGTGGTCACCGTCCGCGCCGAGGTGTCCCGCCTGCGCCGCTCGATCGGCGCCATGCTCGCCACTCGGCCCTATCGGTGGGCCGATGGGGTGAGCGCGCGGGTGGAATGA
- a CDS encoding NAD(P)/FAD-dependent oxidoreductase → MTTTIDRPRLTADDIATAWLQEFEAALASRDIPAAAGLFATDSYWRDLVSFTWNLKTVENPDGVTDLLAHNLDRVSPADFGLAEPAATADGVTEAWFTFTTSVGRGKGLVRLIDEDGTKAWTMLTSLQEIAGHEEPRGTRRVKGAEHGVDPERKSWSEKLAEEDAAWGKTADPYILVVGGGQGGIALGARLRQLGVPALVIDRWDRPGDQWRSRYKSLCLHDPVWYDHLPYLKFPDNWPVFAPKDKIADWLEFYTKVMEIPYWSATSATSAKYDEAAGQWTVDVERNGEKLTLRPTHLVMATGMSGKPNTPTFPGSDVFKGEQQHSSQHPGPDAYAGKKVVVIGSNNSAFDICGALYESDADVTMVQRSSTHIVKSDSLVDIAMGDLYSERALDNGVTTEKADLIFASLPYRIMHEFQIPLYDQIKERDKDFYQRMEAAGFDLDFGDDESGLFLKYLRRGSGYYIDVGSAELVADGKVKLVKGQVDHLTEDAVVLDDGTELPADLVVYATGYGSMNGWVADLVDQETADKVGKCWGLGSETTKDPGPWEGEQRNMWKPTQQENLWFMGGNLHQARHYSLYLALQLKARYEGMDTPVYGLQEVHHVS, encoded by the coding sequence ATGACAACGACGATTGACCGTCCGCGACTGACTGCCGATGACATCGCCACGGCATGGCTCCAGGAATTCGAGGCCGCGCTGGCCAGCCGCGACATCCCCGCCGCGGCGGGCCTGTTCGCCACAGACAGCTACTGGCGCGACCTTGTGTCCTTCACCTGGAACCTCAAGACCGTTGAGAACCCCGATGGAGTCACCGACCTGCTGGCCCACAATCTCGACCGGGTCTCACCAGCGGACTTCGGTCTTGCCGAGCCCGCGGCCACGGCAGACGGAGTCACCGAAGCCTGGTTCACCTTCACCACCTCGGTGGGACGCGGCAAAGGCCTCGTCCGGCTCATCGACGAGGACGGCACCAAAGCATGGACCATGCTGACCTCACTGCAGGAGATCGCCGGCCACGAAGAGCCACGCGGCACCCGAAGGGTCAAAGGTGCAGAACACGGAGTCGATCCTGAACGGAAGAGCTGGTCGGAGAAGCTCGCCGAGGAGGATGCGGCCTGGGGCAAGACCGCCGACCCGTACATCCTCGTCGTCGGTGGGGGACAGGGCGGAATCGCTCTGGGCGCTCGCCTCCGCCAGCTCGGTGTTCCCGCACTCGTCATCGATCGGTGGGACCGCCCCGGTGATCAGTGGCGCTCACGATACAAATCCCTGTGCCTGCATGATCCCGTCTGGTACGACCACCTGCCGTACCTGAAGTTCCCGGACAACTGGCCGGTCTTCGCACCCAAGGACAAGATCGCGGACTGGCTGGAGTTCTATACGAAGGTGATGGAGATCCCGTATTGGTCGGCCACGTCAGCCACCTCGGCGAAATATGACGAAGCGGCCGGCCAGTGGACGGTCGATGTCGAACGGAACGGGGAGAAGCTGACGCTGCGACCCACCCACCTGGTGATGGCCACGGGCATGTCCGGCAAACCGAACACCCCCACCTTCCCCGGCTCGGACGTGTTCAAGGGCGAACAGCAGCATTCCTCCCAGCACCCGGGGCCCGACGCATATGCAGGCAAGAAGGTCGTCGTCATCGGCAGCAACAACTCGGCGTTCGACATCTGCGGTGCTCTGTATGAAAGCGACGCCGACGTCACCATGGTGCAGCGTTCGAGCACGCACATCGTCAAAAGCGATTCGCTCGTCGACATCGCGATGGGCGACCTGTACTCCGAACGAGCGCTGGACAACGGTGTGACGACGGAGAAGGCGGATCTCATCTTCGCCTCGCTTCCGTACCGGATCATGCACGAATTCCAGATCCCCCTCTACGACCAGATCAAGGAACGCGATAAGGACTTCTACCAGCGGATGGAAGCCGCCGGCTTCGACCTCGACTTCGGAGACGATGAGTCGGGTCTGTTCCTCAAATACCTGCGCCGAGGTTCGGGCTACTACATCGACGTCGGATCGGCAGAGCTCGTCGCCGACGGCAAGGTGAAGCTCGTCAAGGGGCAGGTCGACCACCTCACCGAGGATGCCGTTGTACTCGACGACGGCACCGAGCTTCCGGCAGACCTCGTCGTCTACGCCACCGGCTACGGTTCGATGAACGGCTGGGTCGCCGACCTCGTCGACCAGGAGACCGCAGACAAGGTCGGCAAGTGCTGGGGACTGGGCTCCGAGACGACGAAGGATCCGGGTCCGTGGGAGGGCGAGCAGCGCAATATGTGGAAGCCCACCCAGCAGGAGAATCTGTGGTTCATGGGCGGCAACCTCCACCAGGCCCGGCACTACTCGCTCTACCTGGCCCTCCAGCTCAAGGCCCGCTACGAGGGGATGGACACCCCGGTATACGGGCTGCAGGAGGTCCATCACGTGAGCTGA
- a CDS encoding TetR/AcrR family transcriptional regulator, translating to MARNPSETKEKLLNAFDELLDEHGTAGATLDAVAARAGVSKGGLLYHFGSKAELIRGSLERLELLVAEDVEEMKAAGERLHYHYLETSAEVGTALDRSLIAAGCLALENDDAKAALRTTREAWFNTLNDHLGDADLAMTIQLIGDGMYFNQNFGLSQDDALAHVKRILKRLGL from the coding sequence ATGGCACGCAATCCGTCCGAGACCAAAGAGAAGCTGCTCAACGCGTTCGACGAACTCCTCGACGAGCACGGCACTGCCGGTGCCACCCTCGACGCGGTGGCAGCTCGCGCAGGAGTCTCCAAGGGCGGACTGCTCTATCACTTCGGGTCGAAGGCCGAGCTCATCAGAGGCAGCCTTGAGCGGCTCGAGCTTCTCGTCGCCGAGGACGTCGAGGAGATGAAGGCCGCCGGCGAGCGTCTTCACTATCACTACCTCGAGACCTCGGCCGAGGTCGGCACCGCACTTGACCGCAGCCTCATCGCCGCAGGGTGCCTGGCCCTGGAGAACGACGATGCGAAGGCCGCGCTGCGCACGACCAGGGAAGCGTGGTTCAACACGCTCAACGACCACCTCGGCGATGCTGATCTGGCGATGACGATCCAGCTTATCGGCGACGGCATGTACTTCAACCAGAACTTCGGACTCTCGCAGGACGATGCACTCGCACACGTCAAACGGATCCTCAAACGCCTCGGACTCTAA
- a CDS encoding MFS transporter, whose amino-acid sequence MTTTLAPQLRAGRREWAGLAVLMIPVLLISIDNTVLGFAIPAISTGLHPTGVQLLWIVDIYALMLAGLLVAMGSLGDRLGRRRLLLIGAAGFGLASLLAAFSTSAEMLIVARALLGVFGATLMPSTLSLIRNIFAHDKDRRIAIATWAAMFSGGAALGPILGGILLEHFHWSSIFFINLPLIALFIPAAALLLPESRDPNPGRFDPFSIILSMLALTPLVFAIKHAMSEGVDILFWASLSVAIIAGASFVLRQLATPNPMLDVRLFANRVFTSAVVSNLLSVMGLAGFLYFGTQLLQLVLGLSPLEAALVLIPGLVTSIAAGYLVVPIVARLEPRIVVPSALALNAVGMGIVAFTPEHSVVGMLLAFLVLGIGLGGAEVITNDLILSAVPARKAGAASAISETAYEFGSVLGTTVLGGLSTFVYGSALQSTLGDRADRPQFETLGSALEHAGTLSAAAGERITEVVVPAFELGVQWAAGSAVVLVLVAAVLTSFGLKGAGRLMPGADATAQGEKDALHSQT is encoded by the coding sequence ATGACGACGACACTCGCTCCACAGCTGCGTGCCGGCCGCCGCGAATGGGCAGGCCTGGCCGTGCTCATGATCCCTGTGCTGCTGATCTCCATCGACAACACCGTGCTCGGCTTCGCCATCCCGGCCATCAGCACCGGGCTGCACCCGACCGGTGTCCAACTGCTGTGGATCGTCGATATCTACGCGCTCATGCTCGCCGGTCTGCTGGTGGCCATGGGCAGCCTCGGCGATCGGCTGGGACGCCGACGCCTCCTCCTCATCGGAGCCGCAGGCTTCGGGCTGGCATCGCTGCTCGCGGCATTCTCCACCTCGGCGGAGATGCTCATCGTCGCCCGGGCGCTGCTCGGCGTATTCGGTGCCACACTCATGCCCTCGACGCTCTCACTCATCCGCAACATCTTCGCCCACGACAAGGACCGTCGCATCGCGATCGCCACCTGGGCCGCGATGTTCTCCGGCGGAGCGGCGCTCGGGCCCATCCTCGGCGGCATCCTGCTCGAGCACTTCCACTGGAGCTCGATCTTCTTCATCAACCTGCCGCTCATCGCGCTCTTCATCCCGGCGGCCGCTCTGCTTCTGCCTGAATCCCGCGATCCGAACCCCGGCCGGTTCGACCCGTTCTCCATCATTCTGTCGATGCTCGCGCTCACTCCGCTCGTCTTCGCCATCAAGCACGCGATGTCCGAAGGCGTCGACATCCTCTTCTGGGCCAGCCTGTCCGTGGCGATCATCGCCGGTGCGAGTTTCGTCCTCCGGCAGCTCGCCACTCCCAATCCGATGCTCGACGTCCGGCTCTTCGCCAACCGGGTCTTCACCTCGGCAGTGGTCTCGAACCTGCTCAGCGTCATGGGGCTGGCCGGATTCCTCTATTTCGGCACCCAGCTCCTGCAGCTCGTCCTGGGACTCTCCCCGCTCGAGGCCGCCCTCGTGCTCATCCCGGGACTGGTGACATCGATCGCGGCAGGCTACTTGGTCGTCCCGATCGTCGCCCGCCTCGAACCGAGAATCGTCGTGCCGAGCGCGCTCGCGCTCAACGCCGTCGGAATGGGAATCGTCGCCTTCACCCCCGAGCATTCGGTGGTGGGCATGCTGCTCGCCTTCCTCGTCCTCGGCATCGGGCTGGGCGGGGCCGAGGTCATCACGAACGACCTCATTCTCTCCGCGGTCCCGGCTCGCAAGGCGGGAGCCGCCTCGGCGATATCGGAAACCGCCTACGAGTTCGGATCGGTGCTCGGCACCACCGTCCTCGGGGGACTGTCGACCTTTGTCTACGGATCCGCACTGCAGTCCACTCTCGGGGACAGGGCGGACCGGCCGCAGTTCGAGACCTTGGGCTCGGCCCTCGAACACGCCGGAACCCTGAGCGCGGCCGCGGGGGAGCGGATCACCGAGGTGGTCGTTCCCGCCTTCGAACTCGGCGTGCAGTGGGCGGCAGGTTCGGCAGTCGTCCTCGTCCTCGTCGCCGCGGTGCTCACGAGCTTCGGTCTCAAGGGTGCAGGACGGCTCATGCCCGGTGCTGACGCTACGGCGCAGGGCGAGAAGGATGCCCTACACTCGCAGACATGA
- a CDS encoding DUF4166 domain-containing protein, with the protein MSRETRSPYERALGSRVDELHPALRRYFAAIPAGSVGIGEGVFEVFGSERRWLRPLLAVARRCRVIVPGMHRGVPFRVENRTVSGRQTATRTMRLDSGEWSMVDAVSVVRGGVVDVLGMPSIVEAEFSVDVVDGGLRLNSSRIALRLGRLRVSVPKAVRPAIALNERFDDTIDRQRIDLVVDVPMIGRVYEYTGTFTYRIAELRTVARKSRCEEEPTRQTVK; encoded by the coding sequence ATGAGCCGCGAGACCCGATCCCCGTACGAGCGGGCGCTCGGGTCGCGAGTCGACGAACTGCATCCGGCGCTCCGCCGCTATTTCGCTGCGATTCCCGCAGGCTCCGTCGGAATCGGAGAAGGGGTCTTCGAGGTCTTTGGCTCCGAGCGACGGTGGCTGCGCCCGCTCCTGGCCGTGGCCAGGCGGTGCAGGGTGATCGTGCCAGGCATGCACCGTGGGGTGCCGTTCCGCGTCGAGAACCGGACTGTGAGCGGTCGGCAGACAGCGACGCGCACCATGCGGTTGGACTCGGGTGAATGGTCGATGGTCGACGCAGTGTCCGTCGTTCGAGGCGGTGTCGTCGACGTGCTCGGGATGCCGTCCATCGTCGAGGCCGAATTCTCCGTCGACGTCGTCGATGGGGGACTGCGGTTGAACAGTTCTCGAATCGCCCTCCGGCTCGGTCGGCTGCGAGTGTCCGTGCCGAAAGCCGTTCGCCCCGCCATTGCCCTGAACGAGCGCTTCGACGACACAATCGACCGGCAGAGAATCGACCTCGTCGTCGATGTGCCGATGATCGGACGTGTCTATGAATACACCGGAACCTTCACCTATCGCATCGCCGAACTCCGCACCGTCGCGAGGAAGAGCCGGTGTGAGGAAGAACCGACGCGACAGACCGTGAAGTGA